In Epinephelus fuscoguttatus linkage group LG6, E.fuscoguttatus.final_Chr_v1, the DNA window TCGGTTGGTTTGAAACGGCAGAGCAAGCGTTTTCTAACTGACGGAATAACTCGGGAAACAGAAGTGTGGCAGACTacatagaaataaaaaacaggtgAATATTTACATCTATTATCAGTGAAGGTACGTTGTCCCATAATTATTATATACTTACGGAGACTGTTAAACAGCGTTGACGTCAAATGCTCCAATGAGTTTGGGGTTTTCAGCCTAAAAGGAAACCTGTTTTTACTGAATGTTAAGTTCACTGCGAACTAACGAATTTTAGATATTCATTTATAGGTTAGCTTGCCAGAGAAGTGACGtaactcacagtaaatgtagAGAAAGTCACACCAGCATATTATCGTAGGCTGATTTAAGCCTCTATAAAGCGTGTTCAGCATGAAGTTACAAGAGAGTTTACATTGCGCCTTACCTTACCAAAGAACCACTGTTAAATATGTTGTAAACTGTAGTTTGCATGTTTTGTGACGTTATTTGAACCgacatggtttgtgttatttgttattttgacCATTTCTCCATTATAACCTATGATCTTTAACCTGTTAAATCAGGCATGTCCTGTGTATAAATTGTAGCTCCATCATGAACTGTACAAACTACAACAGTTGGTATTAAACTAGCATGTGCAACTGTGTATGCCTGTTGTATGAAATCTGCATTAACATTATCATTTGTCCCCATGAGTTAAAAAACCCCCACACACTTTATGTCAATAGTACTCATTAATTTGGTTTTACACCATGTGACTATACATGTGAGTCTTTGGCTATATGTGGCCTGACATTCAGAGTTGTACTGTAAGTAGTGTGTCCTTCAACTAACACCATTTGTACCATTTGTGCAAGTTTTTCCACACCAgtaacagtatatatatatttaacagtgtgtatatatatatatatatatatatatatttgtattttttgtctaGATGTCCTCAGACGAAGAGGAGCTGACCAGTCCTGTTATGCCCAAGGACTCTGATGCTGGCAGCTCTGTTTCCTCTGAGCTTCAGGTGATTAGAGTGAAACACATTCACAATTGGCATTGGCTTCCAGTCTCTTTTAGAATCCATTTTAAAGATCCTTTAATTACATACATGGCTCTcaatgatctggcaccagagtATATAACTGAGCTTCTCACACTGTACCACTCAAACAGGCCCCTCAGGTCTGTTAGTCTGGGTCTTCTAACTGTTCCAGAGTCCAGGTTAAAGACAAAGGGTGATCGAGCCTTTTCAGTTCTTGCTCCACGGCTGTGGGACAGCCTCCTGCTGagcatcagatcagctgaaTCTCTGCTCGTCTTTAAATCTTGTCTGACACCTTACTTTTACAGATTGATCTTTCTAATAGTTGATAGGCTTATTGTGTGAATGggagtgtatatatatatatatatacatgtgtttaagtgtgtacGTTGGTGTAGGTGTATGTATATGCTTaggtttatttgttttgtattttctgcaCCTTGGAAAGCACTTTTGACTTTCAGCTCAAAAAAATGCGCTACaaataaagtaattattatTTGTACTCTGGGAGCACAGCAACATTGTGTAGCACAtcttcacagtgacatcagtgaggGCAAGCAGCACATGCAATCAGACAAGTTTTAAGCTTACAACCAGTTTCAATCAATAACCCCCTTATTTGCAAGTGAAAACAAAGTTAACACGCCCAAAATTTCTATTAGAGTTGGTCATTCCTTTGTGAAACTAAATGCATGTACACCTATTTTAAGTACATTAAGTCAATTGAGGTTGAAGCTAAAAGTAGCTCTGATAAAATGAGTAGATGTTTGCAACAGAGCTTTGGATACTAACTTAAACATTCGCCAAAGTTTTTACTTCCCAGTAAGCAATTTAGATAATATTGTTAAACTGGGAACTTGTTAAAATACCAGTTTAGCTTGCCCTAATGGACTGACTGAGGCCATGTCAAACAGAATCTTTGCATCCCTGTATTCTGAAATTGATGATGATGGCAGATAGATAAAAAATGTCAATAGACACTTGAGCtcacttttttaatgtttttggatCAACAGGATGAGTATGAGGAGCTCCTCCGCTATGCGGTGGTCGCCCCTAAGCTTGACAGACTCACCAGTGCTCACTTGCACCAACTGAGCACCTCCCATCTGTCTGCAGAGGGTCGGAGTTCCCAGAGAAAAGATGACACAAAATCACTGCGCCCAGCAGGTATCTTTGGTTCCTCTTGTACGCAGGACacatccatacacacacacacacacacacgcatacatgcacacacacatttcactaaGCCTTTTTGACAGAAACACAACTTGAGCCCTTCCAGACACTGCCCCCATCAAATGATCAGCTGTCAACAAGGATTTGGCATCACAGCATGGAAAAAATATGTAGTGTGTGTTTATCAGCCTCATATTTTCAGCTTGTAAACCAGTCTAGTCAAGATGCGTATGATATCAGTCTGTCAGATTGTACCCCCTATCTCTTTCCCCTACGATACCCACATCTTAAACAGTCCATCAGACCCCTACCccccagctccagctccagctccagctccagctccagcagcagctctcactGGAGGTTTAGTGCTTTAACTGTCATGGAGTAGTGCACAGGGATGTAGAAAGCAGACGGCCGATTGGTAATGATCTTCTGGCTCTCTGCCCATACTGCTCTTTAGAGTGCAGGCTTTCTCTCCCCCCTGCAGGATTTAATTAAGATATTGACATAAATGCATTCCTGGACGAGGAGCCGTGCTTGTCCTGTTCAGCATTCTTGCCATAACGTTTTTCTGTGCTTAAACTGTCCTTTGTTTTTTGGCTTTTACATTTTACCTTTTTAACTCACTTATTCCTGGTCAAAATTTATTTGAGCAACATTCCCTTTTATTTATGCACCATTGTGCTTTGTCTTCTCTCAGATGCTGCCACTGAAGCTAGAGATGGGAGGCATTCTAGCAGGAGTGTAAGATCATCACAGGTTTCCCCCTTGATTGTTGAGCCCCCCACACACTCAAGAGCCTCTCATggtaaattgaattaaaaatataaaggaataaaatggTTAGGTCTGATATCTAATTAAATGTTCTTTTCTCTTGATATCAAATGATGTTTGTATTATACAGAGACCACCCAGCTGCAGTGTTGtatcattttcaggtgatactctatctgtttttttttttctttaccttacAATAGAGGAGATGCTAGGTCGGGCTTCTAGCAGGGCGTCAGTGGCCTCAAACACTCCCTCAGACAGGTTACAGACGTTGTCTGAGAGGTCTAGGCCAAACAGCCCAAACCCCCCCGAGTCCACTGTGACAGAGATGTTTATCTCGGAGGAGAACATCAGCAAGATGGAGAACATTCTGGACACATGGAGCAACAACCTGAAGGTTAGTCTGCCTCCTTGTGCTGTAGAGCTGTCCTTCCACAGTCAATCAGTGTAATGGCTCTTACTTGCTGCCTGCTTGAGAGCTGACCATAGATAATGTTGGATGGCTATATATAGGGCTCTGACATAGCtgaatgataatgataataatagcaGCAGTGTGTTTCAGCAGTTTATGGCAAAATAGGTGCAAAATTACAGGTTTATTCCTGATAAACTGAAATGGGAATGTGAAAGAGTTTTGCACAAGTGGTACAGTCTGTGGAAAAATGTTGACAGAGCATTAATTGAGTTTGTTTAGTGTTACTGTGTGTCATTTACTATTCCTTAAAAATACTGCATGgtgaaaaatgcttaaaaacaaCTACCTTTTAGTTCATGTTTATGTCACATACACAATTAGATTATATATAATGATAAAGAATGCATATGGTACACATATATGCAACTGAAAGCTGCATATTGACATGTTCCATACTCCATGCAGTGAGACAGACTGCAATGGATTAAATGGAAGAAATACCATGGACTGTGTGCATAAGCGATGGTGAGGAAGAGGTCAGAGATTATAAAGGACTTGTAAAGTGTTGGAGTCCCAGGAAGGCTTATTGAATAGAATGACAGCTCTGCTTTTCATGGTACCACTGACCTTTTAATTGTGTCTCCCAGTGGGATGATTTTGGAGGAGGTGAGTGCCTTGACGTGGGTGTCCTTCCTGCCCTTTTCCTCTAATGTTGTACAGCTCATTCATGGAGGGCAGATGACAACCAATCACCTGCTAAGCGGTGCTGATAGAAAGAGTTTGACCTGAGGAAAGGCCCTGGACTGTAGTGGAGGAAGTTGAGACTCTTTCAGTTCTCTCAGCTGGTGAAATTGGTTGCCTGTGAGCCTCTGTTGTCATGGAAAGAAAATCTGTTGTTTTACCTTCCAAATAAGCCAAATATGTTCACATTTGTGGGTGTTGGTTATGTTTGACTCTGTAGAAATTTAGCTATGGACACAAATAAACCTTAAATTACTTTTAAAGACAAATTTAAACCATACTTCTACATTAGGGTGTTGTGACGGCTGAATGTGGTGCCCTGTTCTTGACCGCTGGAAGGTTTTGGCACAccctttcatttaattttaaaatctactgaaGACATATGTCCATATTTACTAAAGCAGTGTAATGAACACATTGTGACTGTCCCACCCTCTATTCCCTAATTAGTCAAATGTGCTGACGGAGCTCAGGAAGTGGAAGCTGGCCTTCATGGAGCAACACAAGCTGCAGatgaggaaagagagggagaggcatgAAGCCCGGACAGCTGGCCTGAGGTCAGAGATAGACAGCCTGAAGGAGCTGCTACACACCTACGAGACTTCCAACCAGAGAAAAGATGAGGtgactgcatgtgtgtttatttgctgTCTCCTGTATTtaatgtgctgtttttttcGGTGAAGGATTAAGTAccagactgattttttttctcactttcacATTCTGTCtctcattattttttacatttagaACTTGAAACTGACAAGCTGATTGTGTCATGTGTCCTCCCTCAGGTAATCGTGAACTTGAGCCAGGTGGTGgacagacacaaagaaaagcaggaaaaaatGAGGGCCTTCACCCACTGGAGACTCAAGCACACTGAGGCCAAAGAGGAGGTACACTGACGACATTGTGGTGCTTCCCACAGGCTAGAAACTATTTACAGCAGGGGTTGGTGTCTTCACAGGCTCTTGTATGAATTGGCTAAATTTCATGGGCCTTTGAATGCAAGGAGCGTATTTACATGATGTCTTACACAGcatcagtgtttgttgtttctcTTCCTTATGGTTTAAAGCTTTCAACTCACACATCTTGCATAACCCACATGTGTCTCTCCTGTGTCCTTTTACTTTAAGAAAATGCACAGAAATGGTTACTAGTTTAGTTAACAGAATGCAATAagtgttgtagtttttaaatttgatattttatgaACTGTGTAGATAACTTTAAAGATGACTTAACCTGGCTCAGACAAAATAAACCTACTGCATGAACGTGATACAAAAAGTAAAGGCAggataaaatatttgtttcgGTGAGGCTAATCTGTTTGGGTGAGCTGCACAGATAAATCCGCTGTATGGGAAACACTTACTGCATATGATAATGGGATTGATCTGCAGTGATTGTCTGTATATCGTACATGTATATTATACTCTTCAAATGGATGAAAAGTTACTGGTAGTGGAAGTATCTTAACATTGGTAGCTTACTGTCAGTGCAGTTTAATGGTTTATGCAAATGATCACTCTTTGCATGAGTTACCGACCCATACATCACTGTGTCACTGCACACTGAACATGCGTATGCCACATTTTTGCACAAATATCCCCTCTTACAAAAATTTACATATGCAAATTTTGTCAGTGCACTGATGAACAATCTGTTCCTTTTCATACCAAACTACTAATCAAACAAGTGCATGAGATAAAgtggaaatattttaaaaagagggGAAGTGACATTTACGGGAATAAAGCTGTTTATGCCATTAATATAGTGCATGACTCATATTTTTGTCGAAACCATGACAGAAAGTGCACCACGAGAAAAAATGTACTGCACCTGCACACGAATGAATTATGGGTGTAATTATTTCCCCGTGTGAATATTTTCATGGTCTTGTGGCTCCCCGCTAGGCTCATGCCACTCAGGTGGCGCGGCAGCACTACAATTTGCAGCTCAAGAAGAAGGTGTGGTTAGGCTGGCAGTCTCTGATCCAGAAACACTGGAAGGTCAAGGTGGAGCGGGCTTGCCGTGCGAGGGCTGAGGAGGTCTGCACCCACCTGTCTGCAGAGTATGAGGCCAAGCTGGCAGAGGTAAATAAGCAACTGAGCGACCTGCATATGAAACAGTGTATGTGTGGTGATGCTGCGTTGTTGACCATAGAAAGATGCATTATATATTTACAGAGCTGAGTCATGTAAAGCCGACCCAAAGCaccactgtttttgtcagtattaTTAATCTGATAAATGACTGATTCTTTATATCATCTGCCACCTGACTCCACAGCACTGTGAGGCTTTAGAGAAGGCCCAGGCAGAGATTCACAGACTGCGACTGGAGCGAGAGCGCTATGAAGAATCAATGAAGAAAGCCTTCATGAGGGGCGTGTgtgctctcaacatggaggctcTCGGCATGTTCCACACCACAGAGGGACGGTCGGAGCAACCTCAAGTACATGATCAGCATGGTCTGTAACAGAATGACTATACAAACCTATttatagagaaaaaaaacaactagcACATTAAAACTTGCCCTAAAAACTCACAGCACCGTTATCAGCACACAGTCCTATTGATACCAGCAAGGATAGATCTGTGGTTTCATGCTGTTAAACACCAACATTCACACCCTGACATCAGCATCAAAAGTTAGGATCCAGCAACAGCTCTATTCTGCTGTTCTTTGCTCTATTTTTGGTGAGCACATGGCTGTTGAAGCTGGATCTCACTCTTTAGCTTGTGCAAATGAACTCTAGCATGATCTTCTGTTCAACCATCTGCTTTCAGGTTTAATGAGTCTTGCaacttgaaatgtgttttattatatGACTGTCAAACTGGGCTGTGAAGAGAATATGGCTCTCTTACCCTTACTCATACTCATTTTTGCCTCCCAGactatcaaaataaattaatgtaaaGTGATATTTAGCCTTTTTGAGTACACATACTTGATATGAGTTATGCATTATTAATGATCAGTCACCCTTTTAATTTGCCCAAAGCAGGGGTGTGTAGCTGACATTGGTTTATTTGTCAAATACATAATTCAGTTTAAAAATTATACTCTTAATGTATCTTCAAACAAGCAAGAGACAATAAAGGTATTTACATTCCAGGTCAAACTTCTGTATGCGACATTTAAAGCATTAATGTTGCAGCAAACTGTTtggctatgtaaagatatattagagtaatggtgtcctgagcagagaatgaagtcacactacctctgtgtgttgtaatccaaatTTGTGTATGATTTGTCGTGGTAAGTGGGTTCGGCTGCACGtacatgtgagtccctgtgagTGTAACTGGCTAGGTAATCGTCGCCACTCTGCTCTGCGCTTTTACGAAAGTTACCTCTGATTTCAGGACCAAATCATCACAGGAGcgtagcaccgttagctgctagctgccagctccGCCACCTCCATGTTAAGCCCATGCGCAGACAActcattcactctgaatttcaCATGGAGCCCCTTTAAACACATGCAACATTGCTTATTTTTACTCATAAGTACAGAGAgctaaaaaaggaaacatattAGATGGGTAGGCATTTTATTCACAGGAAGATTTCCAAATCAGCTGAtcaaaaacagaacatttttaaattcCAGTCCAACATTCAGCACTGAAATTAGTGATTTTTGTAACTATAACAAACTTGTATGAAGAATATATATTGTGCCACTGTCTGACTCAAATTGAtgtatgttttttctttgtgtagATATTCTTCCTCCCCAGGAAGAACCTGTCTCTGCTTCATTGGCTCATCTTCAGCCATATCCCATCTCTTCAGCACGGTTCAGCCCAGTACACTTTGACCGCCCGGAAGCTTTCCACAGCGAAGTAGAGGATATGGTGAGACCGAGGATTTCTAATGAAACCATACATTTTTGCACGCCATGGCTCTTCTCTGCTGTAGTACAGCTCCTTCACGAATAGCTCATTGAATTAATCAACCCATCAGTCTTTCATATAAAAAGAatcaaaattttatttattgttactgTGCATCACTACAATGTCTGGCTTCACACTCAGAAGTATTTATATTTCTGCTCCTGTTCCCCTTGATTCCCTTTTCCTCAGATGGGCTCTGGTGCCCCCGTGTCCAGGACAGAAGTGATCCCTCCCACCACAGTGGTACACAGCTCCCTCTCACATGGGGGCACTGCAAGCTCCCACAAACAGGTTAGCATTAGACATATCAGTCTACTGACTCTGGTACAGGCCATTACAAATAATGACAATGTCCACATTCACAACAGTCTTTGCATCATTGCAGTGACTCTGATTGACTCCAGTCTCCACCACTGTAGTCACATTTATTCATGATGTCATAATATTTGTCGCTTCAGGTGAGCGGTCGTGTCATCACAGCCGGTCAACAAAAACCCTCAAAGACTGTAACTGCTCGTATCACTGCACGTAGTGACATTGGCAAGACTGCACGCAGCAACCTCCAGGTGATGGGTGTGGCTCCGCCCATGAGCTCTGTGATAGTTGAACGCCATCATCCTGTTACACAGGTATGGGAGACCGTACATCACTACTGTTTTAATATCTATGTGCTATTATGTGTATAGCTTTTAGTCACATGAAGCTAACTAACAATGagcatttcttttgtttctgtttcattcCTTCAGCTCACCATCGGTCAAGCTACGGCTTCTAAGTTCCCTCGCTCCTCACAACAGGGCCAAAGCTCCAGCGGAGGCAGAAGCACGTCCAGAACACACACCAGCACGTGCCATGTACACTCTATCAAAGTAGTTGACTGACCACACACGCATATCTCACAAAAAGTGTTGCTCACCTTGTCtagatttaaaatgtaacacATCCTATGCAACAATCTTAGCAATAGTTCTCTTGGCGTTAGTTTAAAgtccattttattttgatatctTGGCTTGAACTTGCCCTTGCTCTCTGCAATTGAAGTGAAGATTGTATTTTTCCAGCTTTCTTTCATGAATGTGCACGATTTCTTGAGCAATCAGATTTCTC includes these proteins:
- the poc5 gene encoding centrosomal protein POC5 yields the protein MSSDEEELTSPVMPKDSDAGSSVSSELQDEYEELLRYAVVAPKLDRLTSAHLHQLSTSHLSAEGRSSQRKDDTKSLRPADAATEARDGRHSSRSVRSSQVSPLIVEPPTHSRASHEEMLGRASSRASVASNTPSDRLQTLSERSRPNSPNPPESTVTEMFISEENISKMENILDTWSNNLKSNVLTELRKWKLAFMEQHKLQMRKERERHEARTAGLRSEIDSLKELLHTYETSNQRKDEVIVNLSQVVDRHKEKQEKMRAFTHWRLKHTEAKEEAHATQVARQHYNLQLKKKVWLGWQSLIQKHWKVKVERACRARAEEVCTHLSAEYEAKLAEHCEALEKAQAEIHRLRLERERYEESMKKAFMRGVCALNMEALGMFHTTEGRSEQPQVHDQHDILPPQEEPVSASLAHLQPYPISSARFSPVHFDRPEAFHSEVEDMMGSGAPVSRTEVIPPTTVVHSSLSHGGTASSHKQVSGRVITAGQQKPSKTVTARITARSDIGKTARSNLQVMGVAPPMSSVIVERHHPVTQLTIGQATASKFPRSSQQGQSSSGGRSTSRTHTSTCHVHSIKVVD